A genome region from Candidatus Neomarinimicrobiota bacterium includes the following:
- a CDS encoding sodium:solute symporter codes for MTEIGIFSLLPPIVAIVLAVWTRQVYLALFFGIFVGYSILSDWNPFVGFADTLEALLEVFQSPSNSSVILFSVLMGVLITYIQSSGGVEGFIAWLGRRRFVNSRRAAGFLAWSTGMIIFIETNISILVTGTVCRPVFDKHKISREKLAYIVDSTAAPVCVLIPLNAWGAFVIGLLAEQGIEYPVGVFVKAVPLNFYAILALALVVITIFTQRDIGKMKEAELRALDSNQSGSENISGVISEIGAVRPVEGAKFRSINMLLPIGVMIGMMLIVLFVTGNGNIMRGTGSISVLMAVSTAVIVAAVMYRVQGIMSLQHLSERFVTGARSLMPMAILMLLAFAIGNLTTKMGTGEYIAGMVGPWLSPVFIPLILFIVSGAMAFSTGTSWGTFAIMIPIAVPLISEVGGILPLSIAAVLGGGVFGDHCSPISDTTIISSLASASDHIEHVKTQLPYALIAAFGTMLLLLVSAAVMS; via the coding sequence ATGACAGAGATAGGAATATTCTCACTCCTACCTCCGATCGTCGCGATCGTTCTTGCGGTGTGGACACGGCAGGTCTATCTGGCTCTATTTTTCGGGATTTTTGTCGGCTACTCGATTCTCTCTGACTGGAATCCGTTCGTAGGATTCGCCGATACGCTTGAGGCATTGTTGGAAGTATTTCAAAGCCCGTCAAACTCGAGTGTAATACTTTTCAGCGTTCTTATGGGAGTCCTGATAACCTATATTCAGAGTTCCGGAGGGGTGGAGGGATTTATCGCATGGCTTGGAAGAAGAAGATTCGTCAACTCGCGCAGGGCGGCAGGGTTTCTCGCATGGTCGACCGGCATGATAATTTTTATAGAAACAAACATTTCAATTCTTGTTACCGGAACCGTATGCAGACCCGTATTCGATAAACACAAAATATCAAGGGAAAAGCTCGCTTATATTGTCGACAGCACTGCCGCACCGGTCTGTGTCCTGATACCGCTGAATGCATGGGGGGCTTTTGTAATCGGTCTATTGGCAGAACAGGGTATCGAATATCCTGTAGGCGTCTTCGTAAAGGCCGTTCCTCTGAATTTTTATGCGATACTCGCATTAGCCCTTGTAGTTATCACAATATTTACTCAGAGAGATATAGGGAAGATGAAAGAAGCCGAGTTGAGAGCTCTCGACTCGAATCAATCCGGTTCAGAGAATATATCCGGGGTTATTTCCGAAATAGGGGCGGTAAGACCGGTCGAAGGCGCAAAATTCCGTTCAATAAATATGCTGCTTCCGATTGGCGTAATGATCGGGATGATGCTGATAGTTTTGTTCGTTACCGGAAATGGTAATATTATGAGAGGAACGGGATCGATCTCGGTACTGATGGCTGTGTCGACCGCCGTTATCGTAGCGGCGGTAATGTATAGAGTTCAGGGAATAATGAGTCTCCAGCATCTGAGTGAACGGTTTGTAACCGGAGCAAGATCACTTATGCCGATGGCAATTTTGATGTTGCTGGCATTTGCGATTGGAAATCTTACAACTAAGATGGGAACGGGAGAATATATTGCAGGTATGGTCGGTCCCTGGCTCAGTCCGGTTTTCATTCCTTTGATTCTGTTTATAGTTTCGGGTGCGATGGCATTCTCGACCGGGACGTCCTGGGGTACGTTTGCGATAATGATTCCCATCGCTGTCCCGCTGATATCCGAAGTCGGCGGAATACTGCCCCTCTCGATTGCAGCCGTTTTGGGAGGCGGAGTATTCGGCGACCACTGTTCACCGATTTCTGACACCACAATTATTTCGAGCCTTGCATCGGCATCTGACCACATAGAGCATGTTAAAACCCAACTTCCGTACGCATTGATCGCAGCTTTTGGCACCATGCTGTTATTGCTGGTTTCGGCTGCTGTTATGAGCTGA
- a CDS encoding DUF1722 domain-containing protein, protein MSNTKKITNKLDVLECWFKDRFQIMEYSFEVHDKLKNLIKSDTPEDEMVKIYVEETEKLFSGDPEPLSRRNTAYYIWGHLKNVVSRNEKKRIFGLLENLDGDAGDFSDIKSEFHKLILKYDVDNLLESSYFDGISSSEI, encoded by the coding sequence ATGAGTAATACAAAAAAGATAACAAATAAACTTGACGTCCTTGAATGTTGGTTCAAAGATCGTTTTCAGATAATGGAATACTCCTTTGAAGTTCATGATAAGCTAAAAAATCTGATAAAATCAGATACTCCGGAAGATGAGATGGTTAAAATTTATGTAGAAGAAACAGAAAAACTTTTTTCAGGTGACCCGGAGCCGCTCTCCAGAAGAAACACAGCTTATTACATCTGGGGGCATCTTAAGAATGTCGTCAGCAGAAACGAAAAAAAGAGGATTTTCGGACTTCTTGAAAATCTTGACGGCGACGCGGGAGACTTTTCAGATATTAAGAGTGAATTCCATAAACTTATTCTAAAGTACGATGTGGATAATCTTCTCGAATCGAGCTATTTCGACGGGATAAGTTCTTCAGAAATATAG
- the rplM gene encoding 50S ribosomal protein L13: MKTFSPTKDDISHQWFIVDAQDKILGRVASKVSHILMGKHKPNFAYHVDNGDFIIIVNAEKIKVSGNKFESKVYNRHTGYPGGLKSTTFKSMIQSTPERVLELAVKGMLPKNKLGRKLFRKLKVYAGTEHPHGAQQPTELKV; this comes from the coding sequence ATGAAAACGTTTAGTCCGACAAAAGATGATATAAGCCATCAATGGTTTATTGTCGACGCTCAGGATAAGATACTCGGAAGGGTAGCGTCGAAGGTATCGCATATTTTGATGGGAAAACATAAACCGAATTTCGCATATCATGTTGACAACGGTGATTTTATTATAATAGTGAATGCCGAAAAAATAAAGGTTTCCGGGAATAAATTTGAATCGAAGGTATATAATCGCCACACAGGATATCCGGGGGGTCTTAAGAGCACTACCTTTAAGTCCATGATACAATCAACTCCGGAACGAGTTCTCGAACTTGCAGTGAAAGGGATGCTTCCCAAAAATAAACTCGGCAGAAAGTTATTTAGAAAATTAAAAGTCTACGCAGGAACGGAGCATCCACACGGGGCACAGCAGCCGACAGAGCTGAAAGTTTAG
- the rpsI gene encoding 30S ribosomal protein S9 — protein MVKNEYYGTGRRKKAIARVWVKPGKGKFNINKRKIDDYFPRKSLQFIISQPFNLIESKSKYDVIATVKGGGLSSQAGAIRLGISRALIKMDQELRPTLKLAGFLTRDPRMVERKKPGLRGARRAYQFSKR, from the coding sequence ATGGTTAAGAACGAATATTACGGAACAGGAAGAAGAAAAAAAGCTATTGCAAGGGTGTGGGTGAAGCCGGGTAAAGGAAAATTTAATATAAATAAACGTAAAATTGATGATTATTTCCCGAGAAAATCACTTCAATTCATCATCAGCCAACCGTTTAATCTGATAGAATCGAAGTCGAAATACGATGTAATTGCAACCGTAAAGGGGGGTGGTCTCAGCTCTCAGGCCGGCGCCATCAGACTCGGAATTTCAAGAGCACTTATCAAGATGGACCAGGAGCTCAGGCCGACTCTTAAATTAGCCGGTTTTCTCACTCGTGATCCACGTATGGTTGAAAGAAAGAAACCCGGCTTGCGCGGTGCGCGTCGGGCTTATCAATTCTCAAAGAGATAG
- the rpsB gene encoding 30S ribosomal protein S2 produces MEDISIQKLLDTGAHFGHLTRKWHPKMEPYIFMEKNSIHLIDLNKTKSQLEDAVNMISQAVEDGGTVIFVGTKKQAKGLIRAEAERCGMYYVTERWLGGTLTNFATIRRSIKKLEKFEEEAASMYEGLNKKEVLTLERERVKLDNVFRGIKAMKRLPDIVVIVDAKHEETAVKEANKLEIPIIALVDTDTDPSNIDHVIPANDDSLRTISIIIQKLTDSVINALERRRDKLEAETVEVAEVEEK; encoded by the coding sequence TTGGAAGATATCAGTATACAGAAGCTGTTAGATACCGGCGCACACTTCGGGCATCTAACACGCAAATGGCATCCGAAAATGGAGCCTTACATTTTCATGGAGAAAAACTCCATACATCTGATCGATCTGAATAAAACAAAATCCCAGCTGGAAGATGCCGTCAATATGATCTCTCAAGCGGTTGAGGATGGTGGTACGGTAATTTTCGTCGGAACCAAAAAGCAGGCAAAAGGACTTATCCGCGCTGAAGCTGAAAGATGCGGAATGTACTATGTGACGGAACGGTGGTTGGGCGGGACGCTCACAAATTTTGCAACGATACGGCGGAGCATCAAAAAGCTGGAGAAATTTGAAGAAGAGGCTGCTTCGATGTACGAAGGACTTAATAAAAAAGAGGTCCTGACGCTGGAAAGAGAAAGGGTAAAGCTCGATAACGTTTTCCGGGGAATTAAGGCGATGAAGCGCCTTCCGGACATTGTCGTCATAGTCGATGCAAAGCATGAGGAGACGGCGGTCAAAGAAGCGAATAAGCTCGAAATTCCGATAATCGCACTGGTTGATACAGACACCGATCCATCTAATATCGATCATGTAATTCCCGCCAATGATGATTCGCTCAGAACCATATCAATTATTATACAAAAACTTACTGATAGCGTTATTAACGCATTAGAGCGCCGTAGAGATAAATTGGAAGCTGAAACGGTCGAGGTAGCTGAGGTGGAAGAGAAGTAA
- the tsf gene encoding translation elongation factor Ts → MEISAGLVKELRDKTGAGILDCRNALKESNGDVGAAFDYLRKQGIAKAEKKSGRAAEEGAVLSYIHPGNKLGVLLELNCETDFVAMTDDFLKLAKELSLQIAASNPISVTRDDIPEELTLKEREIYSESKDLEGKPENIVEKIIEGKIEKWYQQVCLIEQAYIKDPSKTVSDLIKESISILGENINVRRFMRFQLGDNSQS, encoded by the coding sequence ATGGAAATCAGCGCCGGATTAGTGAAAGAATTGAGAGATAAAACAGGCGCAGGTATCCTTGATTGCCGTAACGCCCTGAAAGAATCCAATGGAGATGTAGGCGCAGCTTTCGATTACCTTCGGAAGCAGGGGATAGCCAAGGCGGAAAAGAAGTCGGGTAGAGCAGCGGAAGAAGGAGCGGTCCTATCGTATATCCATCCCGGTAATAAACTCGGCGTACTGCTCGAATTGAACTGTGAGACGGATTTTGTGGCAATGACAGATGATTTTCTTAAGTTAGCAAAGGAACTTTCATTGCAGATCGCCGCATCTAATCCGATCTCGGTGACGCGGGACGATATCCCTGAAGAACTGACACTCAAGGAGAGGGAAATCTATTCCGAAAGCAAAGACCTTGAGGGAAAGCCGGAGAATATTGTAGAGAAGATCATAGAGGGTAAGATAGAAAAATGGTACCAGCAGGTATGCCTGATAGAGCAGGCTTACATCAAGGATCCGAGCAAGACGGTATCAGATCTCATTAAAGAATCTATAAGCATCCTCGGTGAAAATATCAACGTCAGGAGATTTATGCGCTTTCAATTAGGAGATAACTCACAAAGCTGA
- a CDS encoding UMP kinase, producing MSNSIYKRIVLKFSGEVLAGKKGFGIDSKTIKSLASEISEAKKTGVEIGLVIGGGNIFRGLNDDESEIERAAGDHMGMLATIINSLALQDALEKQHVETRVLTAIKMDEIAEPYIRRRAMRHLERGILTIFSAGTGSPYFTTDTAAALRAIEIGADIIIKGTKVDGIFDRDPEKDKNAKHIEQLTYMDVLEKNLRIMDSTAVSLCMENDLPIAVYNMKVSGNLKKLLSGENIGTKVTGVRNA from the coding sequence ATGTCTAACTCTATATATAAAAGAATAGTACTCAAATTCAGCGGTGAAGTATTAGCCGGAAAGAAGGGGTTTGGTATTGATTCCAAAACTATAAAGTCATTAGCCTCCGAGATTTCCGAAGCAAAAAAAACCGGCGTCGAAATCGGTCTGGTCATAGGCGGCGGAAATATATTCAGAGGATTAAATGATGATGAATCCGAGATCGAACGCGCAGCCGGCGATCATATGGGGATGCTGGCAACGATAATCAACTCACTCGCTCTGCAGGATGCGCTCGAAAAGCAGCACGTTGAGACGAGGGTACTTACGGCGATCAAAATGGATGAGATTGCCGAGCCGTATATCCGGCGGCGCGCCATGCGGCACCTTGAAAGGGGAATACTGACGATATTTTCCGCCGGAACCGGAAGTCCCTATTTTACGACTGATACGGCTGCGGCGCTGAGAGCGATAGAGATTGGCGCTGATATCATAATTAAAGGTACAAAAGTTGACGGAATTTTTGACCGTGATCCGGAAAAAGATAAGAATGCAAAACACATCGAACAATTGACATACATGGATGTATTAGAAAAAAATCTTAGAATTATGGATAGTACCGCTGTCAGCCTTTGTATGGAGAATGATTTGCCCATTGCCGTTTACAACATGAAGGTATCGGGAAATCTAAAAAAACTCCTTTCAGGCGAAAATATTGGCACTAAAGTAACGGGAGTTCGAAATGCTTGA
- the frr gene encoding ribosome recycling factor: MLDDIYKDTLDRMVKSFDATKHHFAGVRTGRASPALLDNIKVDYYGTPTPLMQLAGISAPEPRLLTIQPYDKNAIGDIEKAINTSNLGLTTANDGNIIRIPIPQLTEERRKELVKIIHQMSEEGRVAVRNIRRDANQHIDMLKDEGHISDDDLKIAHGNIQEDTDKYIKLIDETMELKEKEIMED, translated from the coding sequence ATGCTTGATGATATTTATAAAGACACATTAGACAGAATGGTCAAATCATTTGACGCAACGAAACATCACTTCGCAGGAGTACGAACAGGCAGAGCATCACCGGCGCTACTCGACAACATCAAGGTAGATTATTACGGAACCCCCACGCCGCTAATGCAGTTAGCCGGCATCAGCGCACCCGAACCGAGACTTCTTACCATTCAACCGTATGATAAAAACGCTATCGGAGATATAGAAAAGGCAATTAACACGTCAAACCTCGGCTTAACAACCGCTAACGACGGAAATATCATACGTATTCCCATTCCCCAGCTGACTGAAGAAAGAAGAAAAGAGCTGGTCAAGATAATTCATCAAATGTCGGAAGAAGGCAGGGTCGCTGTCAGAAATATCCGCAGGGACGCAAACCAGCATATAGACATGCTGAAGGATGAGGGACATATCTCAGACGATGATCTTAAAATCGCCCACGGAAACATTCAGGAAGACACTGACAAATATATTAAACTGATTGACGAAACGATGGAGCTGAAAGAAAAAGAAATTATGGAGGACTAA
- a CDS encoding DNA-3-methyladenine glycosylase 2: protein MSIPISSEQLNHTADYTRKERSNQYSVKQSNVSVIESTEPLSLDKTLASGQTFRWTKTEDNGWMGFIEGDRFLLRQLNSADSSLRLECRTSVSVDVKSKIRNYFNLDDKYEEMVNSLNADSLVISAVSANKGLRLLSQEPWETLISFILSSASNIPRIKGNIARLCDAYGALKTDVFGEYHGFPVPETLAQATTGDFERLGFGYRAGYVWKTALRIAEDSQFLPGLRALPYEDAKRELCTLHGVGEKIADCVLLFSLGFTESFPVDTWIKKIISENYFDGRSLSAKKIAEFGRERFGKYAGYVQQCLFEFVRNGTSEAAAD, encoded by the coding sequence ATGTCGATCCCTATCTCAAGTGAACAGCTGAACCACACTGCAGACTATACACGGAAAGAGCGCTCAAACCAATATAGTGTAAAACAGAGTAATGTGTCCGTCATTGAGTCGACCGAGCCCCTAAGCCTGGATAAAACGCTGGCGAGCGGTCAAACATTCCGGTGGACGAAGACGGAAGATAACGGATGGATGGGTTTTATAGAAGGGGACAGGTTTTTATTACGGCAGCTCAATTCCGCAGATTCATCTCTTCGGTTGGAGTGTAGGACATCTGTATCTGTTGACGTTAAATCGAAGATCAGAAATTATTTCAATCTCGATGATAAATACGAAGAGATGGTTAACAGCCTCAACGCAGATTCACTGGTCATTTCTGCGGTCTCAGCCAATAAAGGACTGAGGCTTCTCTCTCAAGAACCCTGGGAGACGTTGATTTCATTCATTCTTTCTTCCGCGAGCAATATCCCGCGGATTAAGGGGAATATTGCCCGCCTCTGTGATGCCTATGGAGCGCTCAAAACAGATGTGTTCGGTGAATATCACGGCTTCCCCGTTCCCGAAACGCTTGCTCAGGCTACGACAGGTGATTTCGAGCGGCTGGGATTCGGATACAGGGCAGGATACGTATGGAAGACAGCCCTGCGGATTGCCGAAGACTCTCAATTCCTTCCGGGCTTACGAGCTTTGCCTTATGAGGATGCCAAGAGAGAACTTTGTACGCTTCACGGAGTAGGCGAAAAGATAGCCGATTGTGTACTACTATTTTCATTGGGCTTTACGGAATCTTTTCCGGTGGACACATGGATTAAGAAGATTATCAGTGAAAATTACTTCGACGGTAGGTCTTTATCGGCAAAAAAAATAGCCGAATTCGGCAGGGAAAGATTTGGGAAGTATGCGGGATATGTTCAGCAGTGTCTGTTCGAATTCGTCCGCAACGGAACTTCTGAGGCTGCCGCCGATTAG